The Candidatus Desulfarcum epimagneticum genome has a window encoding:
- a CDS encoding CarD family transcriptional regulator, with product MTDKSTQEEPDAGSKETRTFQVGSLAVYPAHGVGVIEAIESKVVNGERHDFYIMKVLDNGMVIMIPTWNVESVGLRDIIDEKDIPKVYDVIRSRRQSSSETQTWNRRYRDYMDKIRKGSLYDVAEVFRDLSILKLTKDLSFGERKLYDTAQILLVKELSTARNMDEKEILEEIESFFVEEKQADSDAAPGEDAVEKVDK from the coding sequence ATGACGGATAAATCAACACAGGAAGAACCGGACGCCGGAAGCAAAGAGACGCGGACGTTTCAGGTGGGAAGCCTCGCGGTTTATCCCGCGCACGGCGTCGGCGTCATAGAGGCCATTGAAAGCAAAGTGGTCAATGGCGAGAGACATGATTTTTATATCATGAAAGTGCTGGACAACGGGATGGTGATCATGATTCCCACCTGGAACGTGGAATCGGTGGGTCTCCGGGATATCATAGACGAAAAAGACATCCCCAAAGTGTATGACGTCATCCGCTCCCGCCGGCAGTCCTCGTCCGAAACCCAGACATGGAACCGACGCTACCGGGATTACATGGACAAGATCAGAAAGGGCTCGCTGTACGATGTGGCCGAGGTCTTCAGGGATCTGTCCATTTTAAAGCTCACCAAGGATTTGTCCTTCGGAGAGCGCAAGCTGTATGACACGGCGCAGATTCTTTTGGTGAAGGAGCTTTCCACGGCCCGGAACATGGATGAAAAAGAAATTTTAGAGGAAATTGAATCCTTTTTTGTGGAGGAAAAACAGGCGGATTCCGACGCCGCCCCCGGAGAGGACGCCGTTGAAAAGGTTGACAAGTAA
- a CDS encoding putative RNA pseudouridine synthase (Evidence 3 : Putative function from multiple computational evidences; Product type e : enzyme) — MSPNDSLNILESFHIKIGPSDSGKRLDLAVCEAGIGVSRSFASALIKNGNITLNGGVAKSGRRVREGDHIRIHVPAPDVPVFHPEPIPIDVMYEDDDILAIQKPAGMVTHPAPGHPSGTLANALLHRFPGIFNIGGARRPGIVHRLDKDTSGVMVAAKNSLAHEGLSRQFKEREVKKTYLALALHEVKTASGEISLPIGRHPVDRKKMSVVSRRPRKALTLWKVREIFPGLSLLEVDLKTGRTHQIRVHCAAMGHPVAGDLTYGGRIGKKGVPGMPRFERQMLHAWRISLKHPRSMRPLFFESSMPPDMAGAVSELRKRKQNALEKI, encoded by the coding sequence ATGTCCCCCAACGACTCATTGAACATCTTGGAATCCTTCCACATCAAGATCGGCCCTTCCGATTCCGGAAAGCGGCTCGACCTCGCGGTTTGTGAGGCGGGCATCGGCGTCTCCCGAAGCTTTGCCTCCGCGCTGATTAAAAACGGGAACATCACCCTGAACGGCGGCGTCGCAAAATCCGGACGACGGGTCAGGGAAGGGGACCATATCCGGATTCATGTCCCGGCTCCCGACGTCCCCGTCTTTCATCCAGAGCCCATTCCCATTGATGTGATGTATGAGGACGACGATATTCTGGCCATCCAAAAACCCGCCGGCATGGTGACCCATCCGGCCCCCGGCCATCCCTCGGGCACCCTGGCCAACGCCCTTTTGCACCGCTTCCCGGGAATTTTTAACATCGGCGGGGCCCGGCGGCCCGGCATTGTCCACCGGCTGGACAAGGACACATCGGGGGTGATGGTGGCGGCCAAGAATTCTTTGGCCCATGAGGGCCTTTCCCGGCAGTTCAAAGAACGGGAGGTGAAAAAAACTTACCTGGCGCTGGCGCTTCATGAGGTGAAAACCGCGTCCGGGGAGATATCGCTTCCCATCGGGAGACATCCGGTGGACCGAAAAAAGATGTCCGTGGTCAGCCGAAGACCCCGCAAGGCCCTGACACTCTGGAAGGTCCGGGAGATTTTTCCCGGCCTCTCGCTTCTCGAGGTGGATTTAAAAACCGGCCGGACCCATCAGATACGGGTTCACTGCGCCGCCATGGGCCATCCGGTGGCCGGGGATTTAACATACGGGGGGCGAATCGGGAAAAAAGGCGTCCCGGGGATGCCCCGGTTTGAAAGACAGATGCTTCACGCCTGGCGGATTTCTTTGAAACATCCCCGGAGCATGCGCCCCCTTTTTTTTGAGTCCTCCATGCCTCCCGACATGGCCGGGGCGGTGTCGGAATTGAGAAAACGGAAACAAAACGCTTTGGAAAAAATATGA
- a CDS encoding conserved hypothetical protein (Evidence 4 : Unknown function but conserved in other organisms), producing the protein MRQDHSEKKTAPRQTRRGAYRQKRRAARASGCHCCGEAAPPFCWRCRCGFSICQVCMDENVWGMSCNGITWECPDCGGQNGFGNQ; encoded by the coding sequence ATGAGACAAGACCACAGCGAGAAAAAAACAGCGCCCCGACAAACGCGCCGGGGCGCGTACCGGCAAAAACGAAGGGCGGCCCGGGCCTCCGGATGCCATTGCTGCGGGGAGGCCGCCCCCCCGTTCTGCTGGCGATGCCGATGCGGGTTCAGCATATGCCAGGTGTGTATGGATGAGAACGTGTGGGGCATGTCCTGCAACGGGATCACGTGGGAATGTCCCGATTGCGGGGGCCAGAACGGTTTTGGAAACCAGTGA
- a CDS encoding conserved hypothetical protein (Evidence 4 : Unknown function but conserved in other organisms) — protein MHAQSPGLPVKSREDHPGLPKTGIMADSHGDAGAIEAAARFLKKLGCGPLFHLGDICDSLRPETAGPCVERVRARNIRAVKGNNDHILALNMKGRLRPGEPPGVVEYLNALPQTLTFHHAVFCHSLPFEREMGASAMTGILGPGEAARFFKRRPGAILFRGHSHAPGVLFQKDGVVREKSISQGRETDLKEKIPCVVTCGALSQGLCMVWHPGENRLSCHAFA, from the coding sequence ATGCATGCTCAATCCCCGGGACTGCCGGTGAAAAGCCGGGAGGACCATCCGGGCCTCCCCAAAACGGGAATCATGGCCGACAGCCACGGCGACGCCGGGGCCATTGAGGCCGCCGCCCGGTTTTTAAAAAAACTCGGCTGCGGCCCCCTTTTCCACCTGGGGGATATCTGCGACTCCCTGCGCCCGGAGACCGCCGGGCCTTGCGTGGAGCGGGTCCGGGCCCGGAATATACGGGCCGTCAAGGGAAACAACGACCACATCCTTGCTTTGAACATGAAAGGCCGTCTTCGCCCGGGGGAGCCCCCGGGAGTTGTGGAATACTTAAACGCGCTTCCCCAGACCCTGACCTTTCATCACGCTGTTTTTTGCCACTCCCTTCCCTTTGAGCGGGAGATGGGGGCCTCGGCCATGACCGGGATACTGGGCCCCGGCGAGGCGGCGCGGTTTTTCAAAAGGCGGCCGGGAGCCATCCTGTTCAGGGGCCACAGCCATGCGCCCGGCGTCCTGTTTCAAAAAGACGGCGTTGTCCGGGAAAAATCGATTTCACAGGGCCGGGAAACGGACCTCAAGGAAAAAATCCCGTGCGTGGTCACCTGCGGGGCCCTGTCCCAGGGGCTTTGCATGGTCTGGCATCCCGGGGAAAACCGCCTGTCATGCCATGCCTTTGCATGA
- a CDS encoding Cation transporter: MSHSHSHSHDHNSEGNHNKAFAVGVSLNLVFVFIEAFYGIASNSLALLADAGHNLSDVLALLLAWTASLLASRGPTEKRTYGFKKTTIFASLASAIMLLTALGGIAFESFGRFSDPRPPDGVTVIVVAAVGVVVNTATALLFVSGKKHDLNIKAAFFHMAADAGVSLGVVAAGAGMIMTGALWLDPVISLLIAAVILFGTWGLLRDSFNLLMDAVPRHIDAAGIKGYLSGIRDVLGVHDLHIWALSATETALTAHLVTANPQIDNELLWEAQRRLRDDFGVKHATLQVEKEDPQTRCMLNPRDCR; the protein is encoded by the coding sequence ATGTCCCATTCCCACAGCCACAGCCATGACCACAACAGCGAAGGAAATCACAACAAAGCCTTTGCCGTGGGCGTGTCTTTGAACCTCGTGTTCGTGTTCATCGAGGCGTTTTACGGGATCGCCTCGAACTCCCTGGCCCTTCTGGCGGACGCCGGGCACAACTTGAGCGATGTGCTGGCCCTGCTTCTGGCCTGGACGGCCAGCCTTCTGGCGTCCCGGGGCCCCACGGAAAAAAGAACCTACGGGTTTAAAAAAACCACCATATTCGCCTCTCTGGCCAGCGCCATTATGCTGCTCACGGCCCTGGGGGGGATCGCCTTTGAGTCCTTCGGCCGCTTTTCCGATCCCCGGCCCCCGGACGGCGTGACCGTGATCGTGGTGGCCGCCGTGGGAGTGGTCGTCAACACCGCCACCGCCCTGCTCTTTGTCTCCGGAAAGAAACACGACTTAAACATCAAAGCCGCCTTTTTTCACATGGCGGCGGACGCCGGCGTGTCTTTGGGGGTTGTGGCCGCCGGCGCGGGCATGATCATGACCGGGGCGCTGTGGCTGGATCCGGTCATCAGCCTTTTAATCGCGGCGGTGATCCTGTTCGGGACCTGGGGGCTTTTGCGGGACTCTTTTAATCTTCTCATGGACGCGGTTCCCCGGCACATCGACGCGGCGGGCATCAAAGGCTACCTGTCCGGAATCCGGGATGTCTTAGGCGTCCACGATCTCCATATCTGGGCGCTGAGCGCCACGGAAACCGCCCTCACGGCGCACCTGGTCACCGCCAACCCCCAAATCGACAATGAGCTTCTGTGGGAGGCCCAGCGCCGCCTCCGCGACGATTTCGGCGTCAAGCACGCCACCTTGCAGGTGGAGAAAGAAGACCCCCAAACCCGATGCATGCTCAATCCCCGGGACTGCCGGTGA
- a CDS encoding 4Fe-4S ferredoxin, translating into MTQTIYDQMTEKIMLTGSKIIPEIFKMLADEDEAALLMAMPGTPEQLAEKTQKPLEAVEAMCRDLYRKGAAFKSFKGGETGYKMARDPIQFHDGTILWPEAPPKFLDLWQTFMEKEWPDFARLAAQFFPRPVTRVVPVGKSIDSGKQRILDADSVDKIIETADALAVTRCTCRVIAHKCDKPLEVCLQVNNAARYTLDRGTGREISKSEALDILRRCEEEGLVHVTMNKAHVGHFICNCCECCCQAMPLVISEGLAICDPSRYRAEIDPAACQLCGTCQDRCMFNAIVESRTDTGEAAMKADPDKCMGCGLCHTACPEGAVSLVETRAGDFIPV; encoded by the coding sequence ATGACCCAGACCATCTATGACCAAATGACTGAAAAAATCATGCTCACCGGGTCCAAAATCATCCCGGAAATTTTTAAAATGCTGGCGGATGAAGACGAGGCGGCGCTTTTGATGGCCATGCCCGGAACCCCGGAACAGCTGGCTGAAAAAACCCAAAAACCCCTTGAGGCGGTTGAGGCCATGTGCCGGGACCTTTATCGGAAGGGCGCGGCCTTCAAATCCTTTAAAGGCGGGGAAACCGGGTACAAAATGGCCCGGGACCCCATCCAGTTTCATGATGGAACCATCCTGTGGCCCGAGGCCCCCCCAAAATTTCTTGACCTGTGGCAGACATTCATGGAGAAGGAATGGCCGGACTTCGCGCGCCTGGCGGCCCAGTTTTTCCCCCGGCCGGTCACCCGGGTGGTTCCGGTGGGAAAATCCATTGATTCCGGAAAACAGCGGATACTCGACGCCGACAGCGTGGACAAAATCATCGAAACCGCCGACGCCCTGGCCGTGACCCGGTGCACGTGCCGGGTCATCGCCCATAAATGCGACAAACCGCTGGAGGTCTGCCTCCAGGTGAACAACGCGGCCCGCTACACCCTGGACCGGGGCACGGGCCGGGAAATTTCCAAATCCGAGGCCCTGGACATTTTAAGGCGGTGCGAGGAGGAGGGGCTGGTCCATGTGACCATGAACAAGGCCCATGTGGGGCATTTTATCTGCAACTGCTGCGAATGCTGCTGCCAGGCCATGCCCCTGGTCATTTCCGAGGGGCTGGCCATCTGCGATCCCAGCCGGTACCGGGCCGAAATCGACCCCGCCGCCTGCCAGCTTTGCGGGACATGCCAGGACCGGTGCATGTTCAACGCCATCGTCGAATCCCGGACCGACACCGGGGAGGCCGCCATGAAGGCGGACCCGGACAAGTGCATGGGATGCGGCCTGTGCCACACCGCCTGCCCGGAGGGAGCCGTCTCCCTCGTGGAGACCCGGGCCGGGGATTTCATACCGGTTTAA
- the surE gene encoding 5'-nucleotidase SurE, producing the protein MMNILLTNDDGIFSRGLWSLYDQFSKRHDVTVAAPDRERSAVGHGITLRRPLSAEKVDIGDGRSGYAINGTPADSVKIGIREILGRRPNFVISGINPGPNTGVNIHYSGTVAAAREAALFGAKAISVSINAREPSRWADAARFIEELAVLWADKSLPFGTFLNVNIPDVPLESVRGVKVSRQGLIDLMDIPAASAKLQKNTASEKDPKNLMYGPGDDGAVLNDNCISITPIKCDSTDHDVFEGIQTWGFMEKKPAHGGAA; encoded by the coding sequence ATGATGAACATCCTTCTGACCAACGATGACGGAATCTTTTCCAGGGGGCTGTGGTCCCTTTACGACCAGTTTTCAAAGCGCCACGACGTCACTGTGGCGGCCCCGGACCGGGAGCGCAGCGCCGTGGGGCACGGCATCACCCTGAGGCGTCCCCTTTCGGCCGAAAAGGTGGATATCGGAGACGGCCGATCCGGATACGCCATCAACGGAACCCCGGCGGACTCGGTGAAGATCGGAATCCGGGAAATACTGGGCCGAAGGCCGAATTTCGTCATATCCGGAATCAACCCGGGCCCCAACACAGGGGTGAACATCCACTATTCCGGCACCGTGGCCGCGGCCCGGGAGGCGGCCCTTTTCGGCGCCAAAGCCATCTCAGTGTCCATCAACGCCCGCGAGCCGTCGCGATGGGCCGACGCGGCCCGCTTCATTGAGGAGCTGGCGGTCCTGTGGGCCGACAAATCCCTGCCCTTCGGCACGTTTTTAAACGTCAACATTCCCGACGTCCCCCTTGAAAGCGTCCGGGGCGTGAAGGTCTCCCGGCAGGGCCTGATCGACTTGATGGACATTCCGGCGGCGAGCGCCAAACTTCAGAAAAACACGGCGTCGGAAAAAGACCCCAAGAATCTCATGTACGGACCCGGGGACGACGGCGCCGTTTTAAACGACAACTGCATCTCCATCACCCCCATCAAATGTGATTCCACGGACCACGATGTCTTTGAAGGCATTCAGACATGGGGCTTTATGGAAAAAAAACCCGCTCATGGAGGAGCCGCATGA
- the hflX gene encoding GTPase HflX: MKKIFGNKAGLKSSQIRRFENLYRRRIPPEWLITPDMLKEMRALSHETGRQIGILADRAGKIKYVIAGTGSKIVIPDISEYRAAPGRLKGLRCVHTHMAPEPLTRDDLTDLALLRLDMMAAADMDRHGGPGRVHVAHIIPEASGDSLPCRVLDPLDPWDMDIGCLEMIRAIESELARSRVFHDASGKERAILINAAPRSRALAETSLDELAALAGASGIEVAARVIQRRKKADPKFVIGPGKLQETTITALSKGASLMIFDQELTPSQARSIGDVIELKVIDRTQLILDIFARRARSREGKIQVELAQLQYLLPRLAVKNTAMSRLTGGIGGRGPGETKLEINRRRAREKIRRLKKDLSRVTRRRARQKSKREKKQIPTISIVGYTNAGKSTLLNTLTRSSVRVEDQVFATLDPSSRRLRFPRETEVIITDTVGFIRDLPKDLAEAFRSTIEEMENANLLLHVIDISAPEHLEQMESVEKILADFNLHRIPAIRALNKKDRICPEKAAGIEKKLSGVAISARNAATLAPLISEMEKAVDRISKNQGRQASSEYDEHPSDQR; this comes from the coding sequence ATGAAAAAAATCTTCGGAAATAAGGCGGGGCTCAAGTCCAGCCAGATTCGGCGGTTTGAAAACCTTTACAGACGCCGGATCCCCCCGGAATGGCTCATCACCCCGGACATGCTCAAGGAGATGCGCGCGCTTTCCCATGAGACCGGAAGACAGATCGGGATACTGGCGGACCGGGCCGGGAAAATAAAATATGTCATCGCCGGAACCGGCTCAAAGATCGTGATTCCCGATATCAGCGAATACCGGGCCGCGCCGGGCCGGCTTAAGGGGCTTCGCTGCGTCCACACGCACATGGCTCCGGAGCCTTTGACCCGGGACGACTTGACCGATCTGGCCCTTTTGAGGCTGGACATGATGGCCGCCGCCGACATGGACCGCCACGGGGGCCCGGGCCGGGTCCATGTGGCCCACATCATCCCGGAGGCGTCCGGAGACAGTCTGCCGTGCCGGGTTCTGGACCCCCTGGATCCCTGGGATATGGACATCGGGTGCCTGGAGATGATCCGGGCCATCGAATCCGAGCTGGCCCGGTCCCGGGTCTTTCATGACGCCTCCGGAAAAGAGCGGGCCATTCTCATCAACGCCGCGCCGCGCTCCAGGGCCCTCGCCGAAACCTCCCTGGACGAGCTGGCGGCGCTGGCCGGCGCCAGCGGCATTGAAGTGGCGGCCCGGGTCATTCAGCGTCGGAAAAAGGCGGACCCCAAATTCGTCATCGGCCCCGGGAAACTCCAGGAGACCACCATCACCGCCCTTTCAAAGGGGGCGTCTTTGATGATCTTCGACCAGGAGTTGACCCCTTCCCAGGCCCGGTCCATCGGCGATGTGATCGAGCTGAAGGTCATCGACCGAACCCAGCTCATCCTGGACATATTCGCCCGCCGGGCCCGTTCCAGGGAAGGAAAAATACAGGTGGAGCTGGCCCAGCTCCAGTACCTTCTGCCCCGCCTGGCCGTTAAAAACACGGCCATGTCCCGCCTCACCGGCGGCATCGGGGGCCGGGGGCCCGGGGAGACCAAGCTGGAGATCAACCGGAGGCGGGCCCGGGAAAAAATTCGGCGCCTGAAAAAAGACCTGTCCCGGGTCACGCGCCGGCGGGCCCGGCAGAAATCCAAAAGGGAAAAAAAACAGATCCCCACGATTTCCATCGTCGGCTACACCAACGCCGGGAAATCCACCCTTTTAAACACCCTGACCCGTAGCTCGGTCCGGGTCGAGGACCAGGTGTTCGCCACCCTGGACCCCTCCAGCAGGCGCCTGAGGTTCCCCCGGGAAACGGAGGTCATCATCACGGACACGGTGGGATTCATCCGGGATCTGCCCAAAGACCTGGCCGAGGCGTTTCGCTCCACCATTGAGGAAATGGAAAACGCGAATCTTCTGCTCCATGTCATCGACATCAGCGCCCCGGAGCATTTGGAGCAGATGGAGTCGGTGGAAAAAATACTGGCGGATTTCAACCTTCACCGCATCCCCGCCATTCGCGCGCTGAACAAAAAAGACCGGATTTGCCCGGAAAAAGCGGCCGGGATCGAGAAAAAACTGTCCGGCGTCGCCATTTCCGCCCGAAACGCCGCCACCCTGGCGCCGCTGATTTCGGAAATGGAAAAGGCCGTGGACCGGATTTCCAAAAACCAAGGGCGCCAGGCATCCAGCGAGTATGATGAACATCCTTCTGACCAACGATGA
- the mdh gene encoding Malate dehydrogenase produces the protein MDKKVTVIGAGNVGATAAQRLAEKELCDVVLIDILEGTPQGKALDLAEAAPIEKHDAHITGANGYEESKDSDIIIITAGLPRKPGMSRDDLISANAKIMKSVVEQTAKLSPEAILIIVSNPLDAMCHVAFDVSGFPKHRVIGMAGVLDSARFRTFISMELDVSVENTHAFVLGGHGDTMVPLPRYSTVAGIPITKLISKERIDELVKRTANGGAEIVGLLKTGSAYYAPASAAVEMAESILKDKKKILPCATCLEGEYGINGLFIGVPVKLGSKGVEEIIEIDLLDEEKEALGKSADAVRELVELLKTL, from the coding sequence ATGGACAAAAAGGTCACCGTCATCGGGGCCGGAAATGTGGGGGCCACGGCGGCCCAGCGTCTGGCTGAAAAAGAATTGTGCGATGTGGTTTTGATCGACATCCTGGAAGGGACGCCCCAGGGAAAGGCCCTGGATCTCGCCGAGGCCGCTCCCATCGAAAAGCACGACGCCCACATCACCGGGGCCAACGGCTACGAGGAGTCAAAGGACTCGGACATCATCATCATCACCGCGGGCCTTCCCCGGAAACCGGGCATGAGCCGGGACGACCTCATCAGCGCCAACGCCAAAATCATGAAAAGCGTGGTGGAGCAGACCGCCAAACTGTCTCCCGAGGCCATTCTCATCATCGTGAGCAACCCCCTGGACGCCATGTGCCACGTGGCCTTTGACGTCAGCGGATTTCCCAAACATCGGGTCATCGGCATGGCCGGGGTTCTGGACTCGGCCCGGTTCCGGACCTTCATCTCCATGGAGCTGGACGTGTCGGTGGAAAACACCCACGCCTTTGTTCTGGGCGGACACGGGGACACCATGGTGCCCCTGCCCCGGTATTCCACCGTGGCCGGAATCCCCATCACCAAGCTTATCTCCAAGGAGAGAATAGACGAGCTGGTGAAAAGAACGGCCAACGGCGGCGCCGAGATCGTGGGTCTTCTCAAAACCGGCAGCGCCTACTACGCCCCGGCGTCGGCGGCGGTGGAGATGGCGGAGTCCATTTTAAAGGACAAGAAAAAAATCCTTCCCTGCGCGACCTGCCTGGAGGGCGAGTACGGAATCAACGGGCTTTTCATCGGCGTCCCGGTCAAACTGGGCTCCAAAGGCGTGGAGGAGATCATCGAGATCGATCTTCTGGACGAGGAAAAAGAGGCCCTGGGAAAATCAGCCGACGCCGTGAGAGAGCTGGTGGAGCTTTTAAAAACCCTGTGA
- a CDS encoding Phosphoesterase, whose protein sequence is MKIGVISDTHLSRPNKALANLMRGPFQDVSLALHAGDLTSISVLDAFGDLEVIAVAGNMDAHGTASSLPPSRIVEADGFRIGLTHGWGARQGLEKRIMESFENVDAIVYGHSHVPANHVKNGVLMFNPGAFMGSYSGSLGGSVGILTTGENGVRGEIVPV, encoded by the coding sequence ATGAAAATAGGGGTGATATCGGACACGCATCTTTCCAGGCCCAATAAGGCCCTGGCGAATCTTATGCGGGGGCCGTTTCAGGACGTCTCTTTGGCGCTTCACGCCGGGGATCTGACATCCATATCCGTTCTGGACGCCTTCGGAGACCTGGAGGTCATCGCGGTGGCCGGCAACATGGACGCCCATGGGACGGCCTCGTCCCTTCCCCCCAGCCGGATTGTGGAGGCGGACGGATTCAGGATCGGCCTGACCCACGGCTGGGGAGCCAGGCAGGGCCTGGAAAAACGGATTATGGAAAGCTTTGAAAACGTGGACGCCATTGTGTACGGCCACTCCCATGTTCCGGCCAATCACGTGAAAAACGGCGTTTTGATGTTCAACCCCGGCGCCTTCATGGGCAGCTATTCCGGCTCCCTGGGCGGCTCCGTGGGGATTTTGACCACGGGCGAAAACGGCGTCCGGGGCGAGATTGTGCCGGTTTGA
- the yojE gene encoding Uncharacterized transporter YojE, translated as MSKTAAARLSRAGGGEDPEAGDRLSGAACAVAGFLIWGLSPVYWKMLGHVPVFEILSHRIFWSFVFFIPLIAISSGRRRDILRAVKSVRISATLLLTTLLVGCNWLIYIWAVNHDHVMETSLGYYMSPLVSVFLGVFFLKERLRVFQIVSIALAAAGVLFLAVHHGKFPWVSLALAFTFALYGMARKTAAVGSVPGLFIETFLLLVPAAVWMAYVESHSGGHFLRDGAGTDLLLVGSAMLTGLPLLLFTMGARRLRLSTVGFLQYLTPSCTFLLAVFIYHEPFEFARMVAFVLIWIALLIYSVDMALSNR; from the coding sequence ATGAGCAAGACAGCGGCGGCCCGTTTGAGCCGGGCCGGGGGAGGGGAAGACCCGGAGGCCGGGGACCGGCTTTCAGGCGCCGCGTGCGCTGTGGCGGGGTTTCTCATATGGGGATTGAGTCCGGTGTACTGGAAGATGCTGGGCCATGTCCCGGTTTTTGAGATACTGTCCCACCGGATTTTCTGGTCGTTTGTGTTTTTCATCCCGCTCATCGCCATCTCGTCCGGACGGCGGCGGGATATCCTGCGCGCCGTTAAAAGCGTCCGAATCTCGGCGACCCTTTTGCTCACCACGCTTCTGGTGGGCTGCAACTGGCTGATTTATATCTGGGCGGTGAACCACGACCACGTGATGGAGACCAGCCTGGGGTATTACATGTCGCCTTTGGTGAGCGTGTTTCTGGGGGTGTTTTTTTTAAAGGAGCGCCTGAGGGTTTTCCAGATCGTCTCCATCGCGCTGGCGGCGGCCGGGGTCCTTTTCCTGGCCGTCCACCACGGGAAGTTTCCCTGGGTGTCTCTGGCGCTGGCCTTTACCTTCGCGCTGTACGGCATGGCCCGAAAGACGGCGGCTGTGGGCTCGGTCCCCGGGCTTTTCATCGAAACCTTTCTTCTGCTTGTACCGGCCGCCGTATGGATGGCCTATGTGGAGAGCCATTCAGGCGGGCATTTTCTCAGGGACGGCGCCGGGACCGACCTTCTGCTCGTGGGCTCGGCCATGCTCACCGGGCTGCCCCTGCTTTTGTTCACCATGGGGGCCCGGCGGCTGAGGCTGTCCACCGTGGGCTTTCTCCAGTATCTCACGCCCAGCTGCACGTTTTTGCTGGCCGTGTTTATCTATCATGAGCCCTTTGAATTCGCCCGGATGGTCGCCTTTGTCCTGATATGGATCGCGCTTCTGATCTATTCGGTGGACATGGCGCTGTCAAACCGATAG